The Vibrio sp. SNU_ST1 genome has a segment encoding these proteins:
- a CDS encoding luciferase family protein has product MNQPYILPIRSGKKPVTGDMPPHLQFSEQSPEVIWKELCDWAFSVFPLSREEATMISIPASRALWLDESVKTLPHDAFMPPKGSREFAHVHKDGSMHLCVSQGFAEEVYAKKWGEPHPYKHLGVNEILVYAPRNAEELEVVKMTLKAAYYYATGDVL; this is encoded by the coding sequence ATGAACCAACCTTATATATTACCGATCAGATCAGGCAAGAAACCTGTAACAGGCGATATGCCACCGCACCTACAATTTTCTGAGCAAAGCCCGGAAGTTATCTGGAAAGAACTGTGTGACTGGGCATTTTCAGTGTTCCCTCTTTCTCGTGAAGAAGCAACAATGATTTCCATACCTGCATCACGCGCATTGTGGCTCGATGAAAGTGTTAAAACATTACCTCACGATGCATTTATGCCACCTAAAGGAAGCAGGGAGTTCGCTCATGTTCATAAAGATGGAAGTATGCACTTGTGTGTCTCCCAAGGTTTTGCCGAAGAAGTTTATGCTAAAAAATGGGGGGAACCTCACCCATATAAACATCTAGGTGTTAATGAAATATTAGTATATGCACCAAGGAACGCGGAGGAGCTTGAAGTTGTAAAAATGACACTAAAGGCCGCTTATTATTATGCAACTGGTGATGTTTTATAA